One window from the genome of Streptomyces sp. NBC_00287 encodes:
- a CDS encoding TrmH family RNA methyltransferase, with amino-acid sequence MADLITVEDPDDPRLRDYTGLTDVELRRKREPAEGLFIAEGEKVIRRAKDAGYEMRSMLLSAKWVDVMRDVIDELPAPVYAVSPELAERVTGYHVHRGALASMQRKPLPTAAELLQTARRVVIMESVNDHTNIGAIFRSAAALGMDAVLLSPDCADPLYRRSVKVSMGAVFSVPYARLDTWPKGLDSVREAGFTLLALTPDEKAKSLDEAAPHRMDRVALMLGAEGDGLSRQALVAADEWVRIPMAHGVDSLNVGAAAAVAFYAVATGRPGA; translated from the coding sequence GTGGCCGATCTCATCACCGTCGAGGATCCCGACGACCCGCGCCTGCGCGACTACACGGGCCTGACCGACGTAGAACTGCGCCGCAAGCGCGAACCCGCCGAGGGCCTGTTCATCGCCGAGGGCGAAAAGGTCATCAGAAGGGCCAAGGACGCCGGCTACGAGATGCGCTCGATGCTGCTGTCCGCGAAGTGGGTCGACGTCATGCGCGATGTCATCGACGAACTCCCGGCCCCCGTCTACGCGGTCAGCCCCGAACTCGCCGAACGGGTCACCGGCTACCACGTGCACCGTGGCGCGCTCGCCTCCATGCAGCGCAAGCCCCTCCCGACGGCGGCCGAACTGCTCCAGACCGCCCGCCGGGTGGTGATCATGGAGTCGGTCAACGACCACACCAACATCGGCGCGATCTTCCGCTCGGCGGCGGCGCTCGGTATGGACGCGGTCCTGCTCTCGCCCGACTGCGCGGACCCGCTGTACCGGCGGAGCGTAAAGGTCTCGATGGGCGCGGTCTTCTCGGTGCCCTACGCCCGTCTCGACACCTGGCCCAAGGGCCTGGACTCGGTCCGCGAGGCCGGCTTCACGCTTCTCGCCCTCACCCCGGACGAGAAGGCCAAGTCCCTCGACGAGGCCGCCCCGCACCGCATGGACCGGGTCGCCCTGATGCTCGGCGCCGAGGGCGACGGTCTGTCCCGCCAGGCCCTGGTCGCCGCGGACGAATGGGTCCGCATCCCCATGGCCCACGGCGTGGACTCCCTCAACGTGGGTGCGGCGGCCGCGGTCGCCTTCTACGCGGTGGCGACCGGCCGCCCCGGGGCGTAG
- the cobA gene encoding uroporphyrinogen-III C-methyltransferase, translating into MAENPAYPVGLRLTGRRVVVLGGGQVAQRRLPALIAAGADIHLVSPTATPSVEAMADAAEITWHKRPYEEGDLAQAWYALIATSDPEANRAASTEAERNRVWCVRSDDADAATAWTPATGTSEGVTVAILTTDTRSRDPRHTAAIRDAVVEGLRDGTLVAPHHRTRTPGVALVGGGPGDPDLITVRGRRLLAEADVVITDHLGPRDLLAELPSSVEVIDAAKLPYGRFMAQEAINNALIEHAKQGKSVVRLKGGDPFVYGRGMEEVQALAEAGIPCTVVPGISSSISVPGAAGIPVTHRGVAHEFTVVSGHIAPDDERSLVDWPSLAKLTGTLVILMGVGTIGRVAETLIAHGKSPDTPVALIQEGTTAAQRRVDATLATAAEAVTAQEVKPPAVIVIGEVVKVGPATLA; encoded by the coding sequence ATGGCCGAAAACCCCGCCTACCCCGTAGGCCTCCGCCTCACCGGCCGCCGGGTCGTCGTCCTCGGCGGCGGCCAAGTCGCCCAGCGCCGCCTCCCGGCCCTGATCGCAGCGGGCGCGGACATCCACCTCGTATCCCCCACGGCAACCCCCTCCGTCGAGGCCATGGCAGACGCGGCCGAGATCACCTGGCACAAGCGCCCGTACGAGGAAGGCGACCTCGCGCAGGCCTGGTACGCCCTCATCGCCACCAGCGACCCCGAGGCCAACCGAGCGGCCTCCACCGAAGCGGAGCGCAACCGCGTCTGGTGCGTCCGCTCCGACGACGCCGACGCCGCCACCGCCTGGACCCCGGCCACGGGAACCAGCGAGGGCGTCACCGTCGCGATCCTCACCACCGACACCAGGTCCCGCGACCCGCGCCACACCGCCGCCATCCGGGACGCGGTCGTCGAGGGCCTCCGCGACGGCACCCTCGTCGCCCCCCACCACCGCACCCGCACCCCCGGCGTCGCCCTCGTCGGCGGCGGCCCCGGCGACCCGGACCTGATCACCGTCCGCGGCCGTCGGCTGCTCGCCGAGGCGGACGTGGTCATCACCGACCACCTGGGCCCGCGCGACCTCCTCGCGGAACTGCCGTCCAGCGTCGAGGTCATCGACGCGGCGAAGCTGCCGTACGGCCGCTTCATGGCCCAGGAGGCCATCAACAACGCCCTGATCGAGCACGCCAAGCAGGGCAAGTCCGTCGTACGCCTCAAGGGCGGCGACCCCTTCGTCTACGGCCGGGGCATGGAGGAGGTCCAGGCGCTGGCCGAGGCCGGCATCCCGTGCACGGTCGTGCCCGGTATCTCCAGCTCGATCTCGGTTCCGGGCGCCGCGGGCATTCCGGTCACCCACCGAGGCGTCGCGCACGAGTTCACGGTGGTCAGCGGGCACATCGCGCCGGACGACGAGCGTTCCCTGGTCGACTGGCCGTCCCTGGCCAAGCTGACCGGCACGCTGGTGATCCTCATGGGCGTCGGCACCATCGGAAGGGTCGCCGAGACGCTCATCGCGCACGGCAAGTCCCCGGACACCCCCGTCGCCCTGATCCAGGAGGGCACCACGGCCGCCCAGCGCCGCGTCGACGCGACCCTCGCCACGGCCGCCGAGGCCGTCACCGCGCAGGAGGTCAAGCCGCCGGCCGTGATCGTCATCGGCGAGGTCGTGAAGGTCGGCCCGGCGACCTTGGCGTAA
- the cobT gene encoding nicotinate-nucleotide--dimethylbenzimidazole phosphoribosyltransferase, producing the protein MTDTGQVPGEGLPENAGMVDQPGVPAPGAYTYLSETTAEDEDLLLLPGAQSAWGNEVAPPAPEPVVEALHEPGAHEMSGRDSGAVDLSAVRMPGPAPVPPTAPRRPLHLGPPTPDASASPVRSLADRGAVGAPPVRQPGPPTAGPEYLDIQGPQPAAPWGVPAPAQESAEVSAAETVVPSPAPAPEPADAAQAAMASLATETVAVAQPVEGAEFGHAAQPMEGPELGHSAQEPQGVEPTPVPAPEEAEAGPVPVTPIVAEASVPAEQFPVAGGDSGAGFEGVQAVEPVAEAVPLVEPVAAPEVAQDAEAAAPTADQAADAVQIPVVPDPEPVAVPEPPVTELVAPEAPAVVEAAVPEPAPQPEPAAPVVAEAPVLAEPEPLAAAVEEPPAPEAPQVEPVPASEVPAPDLAPEAPAPEPAPEALAAPTLFVAAPAEPPAEPAVPVVAEAPAAEAPAITPEPALQPERLEAQPVPLAPEEPEAPAPQPYVADPAGPQMQTPEAGVLMESQPEQPLGQFVPVEGQVPTTPHLAPTPPQPIVLPAEEPLSVPAPRAGDPEPVQHAEDLDTRAAEQEESTAAVAEARQSTGPAAPAYDDAEREAVLKVMRERRDIRNGFRGDPIPHEVLLRVLEAAHTAPSVGHSQPWDFVVIRSAETRRTMHELAMRQRDAYAKSLPKGRAKQFKELKIEAILDTPVNIVVTADPTRGGRHTLGRHTQPQMAPYSSALAVENLWLAARAEGLGVGWVSFFDEREMVRTLGLPDHLEVVAYLCVGYVDEFPDEPELMQAGWSKRRPLSWVVHEETYGRRALPGEDPHDLLAETVSQIRPLDAKALGEAWERQKRMTKPAGALGMLEIISAQLSGLSRQCPPPIPEPAAVAIFAGDHGVHAQGVTPWPQEVTAQMVANFLGGGAVCNAFAGQVGAEVCVVDVGVAADLPATPGLLPRKVRAGTSDMTTGPAMTREEAKQAIEVGIETARDLVAAGNKALLTGEMGIANTTASAALISVFTGVDPAEVTGRGTGINDETLARKTEVVRRALEVHQPDPADPIGVLAAIGGFEHAAMVGLLLGGASLRTPVILDGVSAGAAALVARAIAPEVLAACIAGHRSAEPGHVAALNKLGLRPLVDLDLRLGEGTGALLALPLVQSTARAMHEVATFDSAGVTEK; encoded by the coding sequence ATGACCGACACCGGCCAGGTTCCGGGCGAGGGACTGCCGGAGAACGCAGGCATGGTGGATCAGCCGGGCGTCCCCGCGCCCGGTGCGTACACCTACCTCTCCGAGACCACCGCCGAGGACGAAGACCTGTTGCTGCTGCCCGGCGCCCAGAGCGCCTGGGGCAACGAGGTCGCCCCGCCCGCGCCGGAACCGGTCGTGGAGGCCCTGCACGAACCCGGTGCGCACGAGATGTCCGGCCGGGACAGCGGCGCGGTCGACCTCAGCGCGGTCCGGATGCCCGGTCCGGCGCCGGTGCCGCCGACGGCCCCGCGGCGCCCGCTGCATCTCGGCCCGCCGACCCCCGACGCCTCCGCCAGCCCGGTCCGCTCACTCGCCGACCGCGGCGCGGTGGGAGCACCGCCGGTACGGCAGCCGGGGCCGCCCACGGCAGGCCCGGAGTACCTCGACATCCAGGGGCCCCAGCCGGCGGCGCCCTGGGGAGTCCCGGCGCCCGCTCAGGAAAGCGCCGAGGTGTCGGCTGCCGAAACGGTTGTTCCGTCGCCCGCACCGGCTCCCGAGCCTGCCGACGCGGCCCAGGCGGCCATGGCCAGCCTCGCCACGGAGACCGTCGCTGTCGCGCAGCCCGTGGAGGGGGCGGAGTTCGGTCACGCCGCGCAGCCCATGGAGGGGCCGGAGCTCGGTCACTCCGCCCAGGAGCCGCAGGGGGTCGAGCCGACGCCGGTTCCCGCGCCCGAGGAGGCCGAGGCCGGGCCGGTTCCGGTGACTCCGATCGTGGCAGAGGCTTCCGTGCCCGCCGAGCAGTTCCCGGTGGCCGGGGGCGACTCGGGCGCCGGTTTCGAGGGCGTCCAGGCCGTGGAGCCGGTCGCCGAAGCCGTGCCGTTGGTCGAGCCGGTGGCGGCGCCCGAGGTTGCGCAGGACGCCGAGGCGGCTGCGCCTACGGCCGACCAGGCCGCCGACGCTGTTCAGATCCCCGTGGTGCCCGACCCGGAGCCCGTCGCAGTTCCGGAGCCGCCCGTGACTGAGCTTGTGGCGCCGGAGGCTCCGGCGGTTGTCGAGGCCGCCGTACCCGAGCCCGCCCCGCAGCCCGAGCCCGCAGCCCCCGTCGTAGCCGAGGCCCCCGTGCTCGCCGAGCCCGAGCCGCTCGCGGCCGCGGTCGAGGAACCGCCCGCGCCCGAGGCCCCGCAGGTCGAACCGGTACCCGCGTCCGAGGTTCCCGCACCCGACCTCGCGCCCGAGGCCCCCGCGCCGGAACCCGCTCCGGAGGCCCTCGCGGCTCCCACCCTCTTCGTGGCCGCCCCCGCCGAGCCGCCGGCCGAGCCCGCCGTCCCCGTCGTAGCGGAGGCACCCGCCGCGGAGGCCCCTGCCATCACCCCCGAGCCCGCCCTCCAGCCCGAGCGCCTCGAAGCGCAGCCCGTGCCCTTGGCTCCCGAGGAGCCGGAGGCCCCCGCGCCCCAGCCGTACGTCGCCGACCCGGCCGGGCCCCAGATGCAGACGCCGGAGGCCGGTGTGCTGATGGAATCCCAACCGGAGCAGCCCCTGGGGCAGTTCGTGCCGGTGGAGGGCCAGGTGCCGACCACCCCGCACCTCGCGCCGACCCCGCCGCAGCCGATCGTCCTCCCCGCCGAGGAGCCCCTCTCGGTCCCCGCTCCGCGTGCGGGCGACCCCGAACCGGTACAGCACGCGGAGGACCTGGACACCCGGGCCGCCGAGCAGGAAGAGAGCACGGCCGCAGTGGCAGAAGCACGACAGTCCACAGGCCCGGCCGCGCCCGCCTACGACGACGCCGAGCGCGAGGCCGTACTGAAGGTCATGCGCGAGCGCCGGGACATCCGCAACGGCTTCCGCGGCGACCCCATCCCGCACGAGGTGCTGCTCCGCGTCCTGGAGGCCGCCCACACGGCTCCGTCCGTCGGCCACTCGCAGCCCTGGGACTTCGTCGTCATCCGTTCCGCCGAGACCCGGCGCACGATGCACGAGCTGGCGATGCGGCAGCGCGACGCGTACGCGAAGTCGCTGCCCAAGGGCAGGGCGAAGCAGTTCAAGGAACTGAAGATCGAGGCGATCCTCGACACCCCGGTGAACATCGTGGTCACGGCCGACCCGACCCGCGGCGGCAGGCACACCCTGGGCCGCCACACGCAGCCGCAGATGGCGCCGTACTCCTCCGCGCTCGCCGTCGAGAACCTCTGGCTCGCCGCCCGCGCCGAGGGCCTCGGCGTCGGCTGGGTCAGCTTCTTCGACGAGCGCGAGATGGTCCGCACCCTCGGCCTGCCCGACCACCTGGAGGTCGTCGCCTACCTGTGCGTCGGGTACGTCGACGAGTTCCCGGACGAGCCCGAGCTGATGCAGGCCGGCTGGTCCAAGCGCCGCCCGCTGTCCTGGGTCGTCCACGAGGAGACGTACGGCCGCCGCGCCCTGCCCGGCGAGGACCCGCACGACCTGCTCGCGGAGACCGTCTCCCAGATCCGTCCGCTGGACGCCAAGGCGCTCGGCGAGGCCTGGGAGCGGCAGAAGCGCATGACCAAGCCGGCCGGCGCGCTCGGCATGCTGGAGATCATCTCCGCCCAGCTGTCCGGCCTGTCCCGCCAGTGCCCGCCGCCGATCCCGGAGCCCGCGGCGGTCGCGATCTTCGCGGGCGACCACGGTGTGCACGCCCAGGGCGTCACCCCCTGGCCCCAGGAGGTGACGGCCCAGATGGTGGCCAACTTCCTGGGCGGCGGCGCGGTCTGCAACGCGTTCGCGGGCCAGGTGGGCGCGGAGGTCTGCGTGGTGGACGTAGGCGTGGCGGCTGACCTCCCCGCGACGCCGGGCCTCCTCCCGCGCAAGGTCAGGGCCGGTACCTCCGACATGACCACCGGCCCCGCGATGACCCGCGAAGAGGCCAAGCAGGCCATCGAGGTGGGCATCGAGACGGCCCGCGACCTGGTGGCGGCGGGCAACAAGGCCCTGCTCACGGGCGAGATGGGCATCGCCAATACGACCGCCTCGGCGGCCCTGATCTCGGTCTTCACCGGCGTCGACCCGGCCGAGGTGACCGGCCGCGGCACCGGCATCAACGACGAGACCCTCGCCCGCAAGACCGAGGTCGTCCGCCGCGCCCTCGAAGTCCACCAGCCCGACCCGGCCGACCCCATCGGCGTCCTCGCCGCGATCGGCGGCTTCGAACACGCGGCGATGGTGGGCCTGTTGCTGGGCGGCGCGTCCCTGCGTACGCCGGTGATCCTGGACGGCGTGAGCGCGGGCGCCGCGGCCCTGGTGGCCCGAGCCATCGCCCCCGAGGTCCTGGCAGCCTGCATCGCCGGCCACCGCAGCGCGGAACCGGGCCACGTGGCAGCCCTCAACAAGCTGGGCCTGCGCCCCTTGGTCGACCTGGACCTCCGCCTCGGCGAGGGCACAGGCGCCCTCCTGGCCCTGCCCCTGGTCCAGAGCACGGCGAGAGCGATGCACGAGGTGGCGACGTTCGACTCGGCCGGGGTCACCGAGAAGTAG
- the cbiE gene encoding precorrin-6y C5,15-methyltransferase (decarboxylating) subunit CbiE, which produces MADRVTVIGWDGSPLTSAARAALGAATLVAGAAHHLALPEVPPAAERIRLGSVALAARRIAGHRGTAVVLADGDPGFFGVVRTLRAPEFGLEVEVVPAVSSVAAAFARAGMPWDDAQVVVAHRRTLRRAVNVCRAHTKVAVLTSPGAGPAELGLLLEGVHRTFVICEELGTEREQVTVVTSDKAADHTWRDPNVVIVIGGPAGVAEGGGWIAGRDPSATPRGWTLPAETYGGLMGEGELEPLRAAQLARLGPRVGDLVWDIGCGSGAFAAEAARAGAAIIAVDRDPRACERTESNARALGVQLQVVHGTAPHVLENLPEPDVVRVGGGGAAVVSAVADRRPQRIVTHAATRDEAELIGRDLTEHGYRVECALLQSVELDTRAWTERERSVAFLLSGLLPDRTG; this is translated from the coding sequence ATGGCCGACCGGGTCACGGTGATCGGCTGGGACGGCTCGCCGCTGACTTCCGCGGCACGCGCCGCTCTCGGCGCCGCCACGCTGGTGGCCGGCGCCGCACATCACCTGGCGCTGCCCGAGGTGCCCCCCGCCGCCGAGCGCATCCGCCTCGGCAGTGTCGCCCTCGCCGCCCGCCGGATCGCCGGCCACCGCGGCACCGCGGTGGTGCTCGCCGACGGCGACCCCGGCTTCTTCGGAGTCGTACGGACCCTGCGCGCGCCCGAGTTCGGCCTGGAGGTCGAGGTCGTGCCCGCCGTCTCCTCGGTCGCCGCCGCCTTCGCCCGCGCCGGCATGCCCTGGGACGACGCACAAGTAGTCGTCGCACATCGCCGCACACTGCGACGCGCGGTGAATGTGTGCCGCGCCCACACCAAGGTCGCCGTCCTCACCTCACCGGGCGCGGGACCCGCCGAACTCGGACTCCTCCTGGAGGGCGTCCACCGCACCTTCGTCATCTGCGAGGAACTCGGCACCGAACGCGAACAGGTCACCGTCGTCACCTCCGACAAGGCCGCCGACCACACCTGGCGCGACCCCAACGTCGTCATCGTCATCGGCGGCCCGGCCGGGGTCGCGGAGGGCGGCGGCTGGATCGCGGGCCGCGACCCGTCGGCGACCCCGCGCGGCTGGACCCTGCCCGCCGAGACCTACGGCGGTCTGATGGGCGAGGGCGAGCTGGAGCCGTTGCGCGCGGCCCAACTCGCCCGGCTGGGACCGCGCGTGGGGGATCTGGTGTGGGACATCGGCTGCGGCAGCGGTGCCTTCGCCGCCGAGGCCGCCCGGGCCGGGGCCGCCATCATCGCCGTCGACCGCGATCCACGGGCCTGCGAGCGCACCGAGTCCAACGCGCGCGCCCTCGGCGTCCAGCTCCAGGTCGTACACGGCACCGCCCCGCACGTTCTGGAGAACCTGCCCGAACCCGACGTCGTACGCGTCGGCGGCGGGGGAGCGGCGGTCGTCTCCGCGGTCGCGGACCGCCGCCCGCAGCGCATCGTCACCCACGCGGCCACCCGCGACGAGGCAGAACTCATCGGCCGCGACCTGACCGAACACGGCTACCGGGTCGAGTGCGCCCTGCTCCAGTCCGTCGAACTCGACACGCGGGCCTGGACGGAGCGCGAACGGAGCGTCGCGTTCCTGCTCAGCGGCCTGCTGCCGGACCGTACGGGCTGA